One Eubacteriales bacterium mix99 genomic window carries:
- a CDS encoding ABC transporter permease subunit, whose protein sequence is MAQNTVKNVKNQRRIGRSGTFARDMSRSKYLYLLFLPTIVYFFVFAYMPLYGLLIAFKDYNPYQGIWGSPWAGLRHIRDFLHSVYFWRLIYNTITINIYDLLVGFPLPVILALMINSVKNNFMKRSVQTIVYLPHFISVIVVSGMLVSFLSPSSGIINYLIKTLGGKAVHFLAEPGWFKSIYVLSGVWQNAGWNSIIYIAALAGIDAQLYESATIDGANNWKQLIYITIPGILPTIIIMLILRIGSLFSVGFEKIILLYNPLTYKTADVISTYVYRRGIQDADFSYSTAIGLFNSLINFAMLVLFNQFSRKISETSLW, encoded by the coding sequence ATGGCACAAAACACAGTAAAAAATGTGAAAAATCAACGGAGGATTGGAAGATCCGGCACATTTGCAAGAGATATGTCCCGATCAAAATATCTGTATCTCCTGTTTCTGCCCACAATTGTTTATTTCTTCGTTTTTGCTTATATGCCCCTGTACGGATTGTTGATTGCGTTCAAGGACTATAATCCATACCAGGGAATATGGGGAAGTCCATGGGCCGGATTGCGGCACATCAGGGACTTTCTCCACTCGGTTTATTTCTGGCGTCTTATTTACAATACCATTACGATCAATATCTATGATCTTCTCGTGGGGTTTCCCCTGCCTGTTATCCTTGCGTTGATGATCAATTCTGTAAAAAACAATTTCATGAAGCGAAGCGTCCAGACCATCGTGTATCTGCCCCACTTCATATCCGTAATTGTTGTTTCCGGTATGCTGGTTTCCTTCCTTTCCCCCAGCTCCGGCATCATTAACTACCTGATCAAGACTCTGGGAGGAAAAGCGGTACATTTTCTGGCAGAACCCGGATGGTTTAAAAGCATTTATGTTCTGTCAGGGGTATGGCAGAATGCAGGTTGGAATTCCATTATATACATCGCTGCCCTGGCAGGAATTGATGCCCAATTATATGAATCGGCTACTATTGATGGCGCAAATAACTGGAAACAGCTCATATATATTACCATACCCGGTATTCTGCCAACCATCATTATCATGCTGATTCTTCGGATTGGATCCCTGTTTTCCGTGGGTTTCGAAAAGATTATCCTTCTTTATAATCCTCTTACCTATAAAACTGCGGATGTCATTTCAACCTATGTTTACAGGCGAGGCATACAGGATGCGGACTTCAGCTATTCCACTGCAATCGGGCTGTTCAATTCGCTGATCAATTTTGCCATGCTGGTGCTGTTCAATCAGTTCAGCAGAAAAATAAGTGAAACCAGTCTCTGGTAA